A region of the Sideroxydans lithotrophicus ES-1 genome:
ACCTGTCCTCGAAGTCATGCACCATATCGCCACTATATCCTGCGGCATCCTGAAAGCCGCTGACCACGATGCCTGGCTCAACCAGTGACACGCGTATCCCTTTGGGGCCCACTTCGCGGCGCAGTCCTTCGGCCAGTGAATGAACGGCGAACTTGGTGGCACCATAAACCGCACTGAATGGCGATATATGTCTTCCCACCACCGAGCCGATGATCACTATATCTGCAGCCCGTTTGGGGTAGTCTGCTTGCTGTTTGACTATCATCTTCCGCGCCGCCTTTTGCAGCAAATCCAGAACGCCTGAGACATTGAGCCTGAGTATCTCTTCGAATCTGGACAGATCGGCATCCTTGACTGACCCGCCCAGGCCTCGTCCGGCGTTGGCGACGACGATGTCGGCAGGCTTCCCGAAGTGTTCGATTGCCGAACCGAAGAGTTTTTCAAGCAAAGAACTGTCTGAGGCGTCACCGGCGATCCCGATGAATGCCGTCCCCAGTTCTTGTTCAAGTGCCCGGAGCTTTTCGGCATTGCGGCCGTTGCCCACGACCCCATAGCCACTCGCCACAAATCTTCTTGCTGTGGCTTCGCCTATACCAGAGGTGCTGCCGGTAATGATGGCGATACGCGAATATCGGCTGGATACGATTCTCTCATCGGTCATGGCATTTCTCCTTTGCAAAATGGGTGGATGCAGGGCTAATGCAGTATAGCCAATCCTGCGGCCCATGAAGACCATGCCGAATCAATGGAAAAGATGAGCTTGAAGCGATGGAACTCCCGGTGCATTCACAACCTAATCCAGATGTTGGGGCCACAAGTTCACATACCGCGCTACAGGAGCCTGTTTTCCCATGACAATATTCCAGGAGTAATGAAATGAAAAAAGACGAAACAAGAAGGATTTTGACGGACGACATCGATAATTTTCGGTCGAAGGCGGAATTCTATGAGTCGCTGCACTTGTTCGAGGCCGCTCAATATGCTGACAAGCTTGCCTCGAACATCGAATTGGCGCTTACGACCATGCCGTCCGACGGCGATCAGGCGATTGCCTGATTGAGATGTGGTCGCTGCATGACTATTCCGGGCAGAGAAGGGCAGGAACTCGTCCTGAGCCGGGCGAAAAAAATCCCTGCGTCAAGGCAGGGATTTTCGTTTTAAGTCTGTAGCGCAGTGTTACTTTGCGACTTGGCGCTCTCTGATCTCATCCAGTGTCTTGCAGTCGATGCACAAAGTGGCTGTAGGACGAGCTTCCAGGCGGCTCAGGCCGATCTCCACACCGCATTTGTCGCAATAGCCATAGTCTCCGGCATCTATCCGCCCCAGCATCTTGTCGATGTTCTTGATCAACTTGCGCTCACGGTCACGGTTGCGCAGTTCCAGGCTCATGTCTGATTCCTGGCTGGCGCGATCGTTCGGGTCCGCGAATACGGTCGCTTCGTCCTGCATGGTGTGCACGGTGCGATCGATGTCCTGGCTCAGGCTCAGCTTGATATCATTCAAGACACTGCGGAAGTGCTCGAGCTGGTCCGGGTTCATGTACTCCTCGCCTTTTTTGGCCTTGTACGGTACTGAGGTTTTGCTGGCTTGTACGGGCATTACGTCGGTCTCCAAGGTGGTACTAAATTTTTCAAGCGCGCTTTAATACCAGAAAGAAATTTCAGTCGCAACCGAAAATTTTCGCATTATTGGTCATATAACCCTAACGCCTTGTTTTTCAAGCATACCAACCAGCAAGATTAAAGGCAGGCCTATCAGTGCATTCGGGTCGTCGCCCTTTATGCGACTGATCAGTGCGATGCCCAGACCTTCGGATTTTGCGCTGCCCGCGCAATGATAGGGCTGTTCCTTCCTGAGATAGCGCTCGATCGCGTCGTCGCTCATGTCGCGGAAGCTGACCTCGGTAATGGCGACATCGGTCTGCATCTCGCCGCTGACTGCGTTCAGCAAGGTCAGGGCGGTATAGAAGGTCACTGTCTTGCCGCGCATTGCACTCAATTGAGAAACGGCATTGACGTGGTTGAGCGGTTTACCTATCTGCTGTCCTTCCAGCAAGGCTACCTGGTCCGAGCCGATTATCAGCGCATCCGGGAAGCGTTTGGCTGCAACTTCCGCTTTGGCCCGGGAAAGCCGCCACGAGGTCTGTTCGGCACTTTCCCCTGGTAGCGGAGTTTCATCCACGTTGGGGGCGGTAGTTTGAAAAGGGATCTGAAGTGTGGCGAGCAGTTGACTCCTATATATAGAGGTCGAAGCGAGAACAAGCGGCTGAGAATTCAAGGTGTTCCTTTACAGCGTCTTTGACAGAGGTGGTCGGAATATATATCATGCGCGCCTCATGTTTGCACGGCCTTTCATAGACAGCGTTGATTTTGCCCGAAACGGCAAGGAGATGCGCGGCGAAATTGCGGTGTCCGAGCTGTCCAGACTAGCCGATTTACTGGCCAAACCTGATGGTTTACTGACTTATAAGGTGCTGGGCTTCCGGGAAGAAGGCCGCGACATGCTGGAGGTCTCCCTGCAAGGAGTGTGCACCTTGAGATGTCAGCGTTGCCTGAGTGAACTGGAATATCCGGTGAAGCTGGTTTCGCGGCTATGGTTGCTTCCGGCAAGCAAGCTGGATGAGGCTGAAGAAGATGATGAGGTGGATGCCATCGAAGCCGAACCCCGGCTGGATGTACTGGCATTGATCGAAGAAGAGTTGTTGTTGGGCTTGCCATTCGCTCCAAGGCATCCTGAAGGGGAGTGTGCTCCTGCAGCGAATGATTTAAAACAGAAGGTCAGTCCGTTTGCTGTACTGGCCGGATTAAAGAAGTGATACTGGTTTTTTGAGGAGTAGAAAATGGCTGTTCAGCAGAATAAAAAATCCCCGTCCAAACGTGGGATGCATCGTGCGCATGATTTCTTGACCAACCCGGCACTGGCCATCGAGCCATCCACGGGCGAACCACATCTGCGCCATCACATCAGCCCCAGCGGTTACTATCGCGGCAAGAAAGTCGTCAAGACCAAGGGCGAATAAGCTCATTCGGCACCTTGAGAGGCTCTCCGTTCGCGGGAGCCAAACTCCGTCAATTTCTCGCCCATAAGGATCTCCCGGTGGATATCACGATAGCCATTGATGCCATGGGAGGCGACCACGGGACACGGGTGACCGTTCCTGCGGCTGTCGCTTACCTGAAGAAACATCCTGACGATACCGTGGTGCTGGTCGGCCTGCCCGATGCCATCGAAGCGGAGTTGAGCAAGCTCGGCTTCGCTGACCGCACTCGCCTGCGCATCCATGCTACGACAGAAGTCGTCGGTATGGACGAGTCGCCTCAGTCCGCTTTGCGCGGAAAAAAAGATTCCTCCATGCGTGTCTCCATCAACCTGGTCAAGAACGGTGAGGCTTCGGCTTGCGTGAGCGCCGGCAACACCGGCGCGCTGATGGCGACCGCGCGTTATGTGCTGAAGACCTTGCCCGGCATAGATCGTCCCGCTATTGCCTCCTTTTTGCCAACCGTCAACGGCCAGGTCTGTATGCTGGATCTGGGAGCGAACGTGGACTGCACTGCCGAACACTTGCTTCAGTTCGCGTTGATGGGCAGCACTTTGGTGTCTGCGTTGGAGCACAAGGAACAGCCCACAGTCGGACTGCTGAACATCGGCAGCGAAGACATCAAAGGCAACGAAGTCGTCAAACAGGCAGCGGAACTGTTGCAAGCCAGTGACCTCAACTTCTATGGCAACGTGGAAGGCGACGATATATTCAAGGGCGTCACGGATGTGGTGGTGTGCGACGGATTCGTGGGCAATGTCGCCCTGAAGACCGCCGAAGGCGTGGCCAAGATGATGGGCGGTTTCCTCAAGGAAGGTTTCAGCCAGAACTGGTTCACCAAACTTGGCGCCCTGGTTTCCATGCCTGTACTCAAGGCTTTCAAGCACAGGCTGGATCACCGTCGCTACAATGGGGCCAGTTTCCTCGGCCTGAAAGGTATCGTGGTGAAAAGCCACGGTTCCGCCGACTCATTCGCGTATTTGTGCGCCATTGAACGGGCTGCCGAAGAGGCGCGCGGCGGCATGCTTAACCACATCAGTGAACATGTTGAAAAGTGGCATCACGCACGCCAACAAACTGCAGGAGAGGCGCTTTGACTTATTCCAGGATTATCGGCACCGGCAGCTACCTGCCCGCGAAGGTGCTGACCAACTACGACCTTGAAAAGATCGTCGATACTTCGCATGACTGGATTTTCACCCGTAGCGGCATCGTCGAACGCCACTTTGCTGCAGACGATGAATTGACCAGCGACCTTGCGCTGCAGGCCAGCCGCAAGGCGATCGAAGCGGCAGGTATCCAGGCTGACGAGATCGACCTGATCATCGTGGCGACCACTTCGCCTGACATGGCTTTTCCAAGTACCGCCTGCATCTTGCAGGACAAGCTGGGCATCCGCAACGGCGGAGCGGCCTTTGATATGCAGGCCGTGTGCGGCGGGTTCGTCTATGCATTGAATACGGCAGACCTGTATATCCGCGGCGGGCAGGCGAAGACTGTACTGGTGGTGGGAGCCGAAGTTTTGTCGCGCATGCTGGACTGGAACGACCGCACCACCTGCGTGCTGTTCGGGGACGGAGCCGGTGCCGTGGTATTACGCGCTTCCGACAAGCCCGGCGTCGTGACTGCCAAGCTGCATGCCGATGGCATCCATCGGGGCATGTTGAAAGCCGACCCCAAAGTCTCCATGGATGGCAAGGCGGTATTCAAGTTTGCAGTCAAGGTGTTAAGTGAAGTGGTTGAAGAGGTGCTGGAAGAGCGAAAAATGGCCGGAACGGACATCGACTGGTTGGTGCCGCATCAGGCCAACATCCGCATCATCGAAGCGACAGCCAAGAAACTCGGCCTGGAAATGGACAGCGTGGTACTGACGGTCGACAAACACGGCAACACCTCGGCCGCCTCGATCCCGCTGGCGCTGGACACGGCCGTACGCGATGGGCGCATCAAGCCCGGTCAAAATATTCTGCTTGAAGCCGTAGGTGGCGGATTCACCTGGGGTGCG
Encoded here:
- the plsX gene encoding phosphate acyltransferase PlsX, translated to MDITIAIDAMGGDHGTRVTVPAAVAYLKKHPDDTVVLVGLPDAIEAELSKLGFADRTRLRIHATTEVVGMDESPQSALRGKKDSSMRVSINLVKNGEASACVSAGNTGALMATARYVLKTLPGIDRPAIASFLPTVNGQVCMLDLGANVDCTAEHLLQFALMGSTLVSALEHKEQPTVGLLNIGSEDIKGNEVVKQAAELLQASDLNFYGNVEGDDIFKGVTDVVVCDGFVGNVALKTAEGVAKMMGGFLKEGFSQNWFTKLGALVSMPVLKAFKHRLDHRRYNGASFLGLKGIVVKSHGSADSFAYLCAIERAAEEARGGMLNHISEHVEKWHHARQQTAGEAL
- the rpmF gene encoding 50S ribosomal protein L32; the protein is MAVQQNKKSPSKRGMHRAHDFLTNPALAIEPSTGEPHLRHHISPSGYYRGKKVVKTKGE
- a CDS encoding YceD family protein, whose amino-acid sequence is MFLYSVFDRGGRNIYHARLMFARPFIDSVDFARNGKEMRGEIAVSELSRLADLLAKPDGLLTYKVLGFREEGRDMLEVSLQGVCTLRCQRCLSELEYPVKLVSRLWLLPASKLDEAEEDDEVDAIEAEPRLDVLALIEEELLLGLPFAPRHPEGECAPAANDLKQKVSPFAVLAGLKK
- a CDS encoding SDR family oxidoreductase, which encodes MTDERIVSSRYSRIAIITGSTSGIGEATARRFVASGYGVVGNGRNAEKLRALEQELGTAFIGIAGDASDSSLLEKLFGSAIEHFGKPADIVVANAGRGLGGSVKDADLSRFEEILRLNVSGVLDLLQKAARKMIVKQQADYPKRAADIVIIGSVVGRHISPFSAVYGATKFAVHSLAEGLRREVGPKGIRVSLVEPGIVVSGFQDAAGYSGDMVHDFEDRFGPLLHGEDVANAIHFIVSQPPHVHISDILVRPTRQDYP
- the dksA gene encoding RNA polymerase-binding protein DksA gives rise to the protein MPVQASKTSVPYKAKKGEEYMNPDQLEHFRSVLNDIKLSLSQDIDRTVHTMQDEATVFADPNDRASQESDMSLELRNRDRERKLIKNIDKMLGRIDAGDYGYCDKCGVEIGLSRLEARPTATLCIDCKTLDEIRERQVAK
- a CDS encoding beta-ketoacyl-ACP synthase III, encoding MTYSRIIGTGSYLPAKVLTNYDLEKIVDTSHDWIFTRSGIVERHFAADDELTSDLALQASRKAIEAAGIQADEIDLIIVATTSPDMAFPSTACILQDKLGIRNGGAAFDMQAVCGGFVYALNTADLYIRGGQAKTVLVVGAEVLSRMLDWNDRTTCVLFGDGAGAVVLRASDKPGVVTAKLHADGIHRGMLKADPKVSMDGKAVFKFAVKVLSEVVEEVLEERKMAGTDIDWLVPHQANIRIIEATAKKLGLEMDSVVLTVDKHGNTSAASIPLALDTAVRDGRIKPGQNILLEAVGGGFTWGAVLINW
- a CDS encoding Maf family protein; translated protein: MNSQPLVLASTSIYRSQLLATLQIPFQTTAPNVDETPLPGESAEQTSWRLSRAKAEVAAKRFPDALIIGSDQVALLEGQQIGKPLNHVNAVSQLSAMRGKTVTFYTALTLLNAVSGEMQTDVAITEVSFRDMSDDAIERYLRKEQPYHCAGSAKSEGLGIALISRIKGDDPNALIGLPLILLVGMLEKQGVRVI